The Populus nigra chromosome 4, ddPopNigr1.1, whole genome shotgun sequence genome contains the following window.
attattattattattattattattattatttcatcatttaatattgatttaaatgGGTATTTGACTTCAAAATTTGTTTCGATTTACattttatagagttatctcgGTTTTATAGCTCAAGTTTGCCAGGTTAACATTGATTGACTcgggtgaatttttttttaattgattttttttctcaagtttttcattcaacattgagttggcTAATAATTTAGcttcatatttcttttatttactttatacgGGGCTATCACGATCTCGTAAttcaggtcatgaattttattggttATCCAGATTGACTTGGGTTTTTTCGGttacttttttaattggatatttgattttgatttttattttttaatataaaattaattaaaaatttaattttttttacgtgGCTATGTCATAAACAGAGCATCAACAAACGAGTGCATTGCAAAGGTGAATTGATTTAAATACGTGatatttttaaggaaaaacaaaagggaaattgATATCTGACGAGACAGAGTGCCTTATCCACATCGGCCCGTAAAATCATTACAGACGTGGCAGTATCTGGGCATATTGGGCCGCCTGCAATGTGATTCCgctaattagcaaataatgtcGTCACCTCGCAGGAACACGGTTCCAGTTGCAGGCCCTTTTGTCTTATCCATCTGGCTAAATATCAGAAATACCCCTGTACTCACTTCTATATTACAGTGCTATAGTCTGGCGGGGTAAGTCGATTACGTGTAGATTCTGTAAGATTGGTGAAGGATGTTTCCGTTCAATTTTGACAAGCAGTgccaccaaaataaaattatattttcacagGCAGGATATCAAGTGAGAATGGCCGAACTTTGACAGATTTGTCGCACGGGACATTGTTTTTCTTCACATCCTATATATGACCATGGCCTAGTTAGGTGAGAGCATTTGGTGCGTTTACGGCGTTATATTTGTCCATGAACAGAGGATTAGCGAATAATTTGTGGTAAAGTGAAGAGCTAACATCTTGCTTCCTAATTAATGCATTATCATTTCTATAAAGCTTTTGACTTTTATATTGTTGCCCATCAAATACAtctttattaaacttgatttaaataAGTTTGGTTGATCTTGTCAACTCTCCccatcttaaaataaaaacatttcaagtcttcttttttttttaagtagaaaTGAAATTgtcttggataaaaaaaataaaaaagcaaaacaacgtTGCTccggataattttttttaaaaaatccttgaATTCAATTTAGTCAGATCTTATTGAAGTTTTACTAAgtataagttaatttaaaaattaaattgagttttacagtaaaataaaatattttaatgtggaaactagtataaatacaaaatctGTTGTTGCATTATAAAAACGATGAATCGAACCAAATGTTTGATTGATAAATGGAAGCTCCTCCTTCTCTTTttaagcatgtttgtttttgcattgtaaaggtgtttttgaaaaaaattgaaatttttttatttttttattcacttcaaattaatatttttttagtatttttaaattattttaatataccaatattaaaaataatttttaaaaaataaaaaaatattattttaatatatttataattaaaaaatattttaaaaaatcactacaGTCTTATTCCTAAAAACCACCATCCCAAAAAAGCTATATAGAGCTACAAAGCTCCTATTAACATTCTGCCGCCAAGTTTGACATTAGGTAAACAATGCTTTTCCATATTTGTAATTAAAGGTAACTACTCGGTTTTATATAGATTTATCTTCCATATTATAACGCTGGATTCGGATTCAAGTGAAGACTATAAGAAAAATCTTACAAGTCTCGGCATGAATTCTGTGTTAAAAGACGaaatactattattactataaaacaATTTAACCAGTATTActgtaaagaaaatatatttttttaaccttttttaaaatcaaaactagaaaacctttccgttatataaaaaaaatcccttaattaccattaaaaaaaaaattcaaaacttaaatatcaaaaaaattcattaaaaaaactcaaaataaaattcaacgaTGAAGTTACCATTATTCAtctaagaaaagaagaagaaattaatcaTGATCATTTTTCAAACATCTGGATGTTGACTTTAATTGTATTGCATGACAGGGTTATACGTATGCCATTACACAGACTAACAAGGCTAGAACCGTCATTTGCAAAAACATCATCGATAAGAAAAGCCCAGCTCACATTCTCTCTACAGTTATATATTATCAATCGGTGCTGTAGCATCTCTTATCTCTCGCAATCTCTTACTgctaaaccaaaaaaacagaATCTCTTATCTGCTCTCACAccctctctctttttcccttattatcCGATCCTCCTTGTCGGTTCTCCCATCTGTATATGCTCTCAATTCCTTACTCTACAAGCTTTCTTCAACAACTAACCCACTCCACTCTCCttgatcctttatttttttatttttgaacttGATTTGATCGTTTCTCTTTAACCCTTTCTCGATTGCTGAGAAAACTGTAAATACAAGATCGAGAAACTGAAGGTCTTACTGGTTACGTTTTACCAGCTGTGATCGGTGATTTTCAGGTGTGgtggatttttttatcttcgTTTCCTTTGATTCTTTTTGAGTAAACACGGATCGTTTGATTTGTAGAAAAGATgatcgtaatttttttttgtctgaaaGCAAGTAGGAAACTtgagtttttgtgttttgtttctaATTCTGGAAAAGACACGGTTTACAGTATATTATTCCTTTGatcataaattacaaaataaataaatcttcaaTTTCACCTCAATTTCGCTTTTTAATTACGGTTTTAACCTCTGTTATTATTCCTgtttcagttaatttttttttttaaagaggagAGATGGTGTCGCTGCAAGGACCGGTAATATGCCCTACTGTGGGTGCAAAACAAGCAGGAAAACAGGCTTTCCCGATGACTGGTCCCTTGGTGAAAGCTAGGCTGGTTAGAAGTGAATTGTGGGGATTTAAGGGTTACAAAACTAAGGTGGGTCTTACTTCTCGGCAACTGAAAGCGCGAAGATGCAATACAGTGCAGTGTAGTTTGAGCTCATCGTCAGATGGTAATGGGAGTACAGCCGAGAATTTCAATGAAAATGATGAAGATTATGTGAACTCCAGTGTCGTTGAAGCTGGTAGGGTTTGCCTTTAAATTACATTAGAGTATCTTGTCTTAGTGATTGTATACTGCCAGCATTAATCATTGAAGATTTTTTTGTGCAATGTGGTTTGTGATGTATTTAAATTGTTGATTTGAATTGGGTTTTTCATGTAGTTGAGGTGAAGAGTGGATCGGATGGTTTTGTGATCAAAATGAGGGATGGAAGGCACTTAAGATGTGTCCACAACAACCCTCAAGGTGGGCATCTACCGGATTATGCTCCCCATCCTGCGATTGTATTGAAGATGGAAGATGGGACTGGTCTTCTTCTTCCAATAATTGTTTGTATGTTCGCTGTTATACTCAGTAGTTTCTAATACATTCTTTGCAATACTTTAGAGACCAGTGCTTACTTTGTCATTTTGGAGTGATGTTCTGCATTTGATTGCTTTCAGTGGAGATGCCAAGTGTGTTGCTCATGGCAGCAGTGCGCAATGTCCAAATTGTATGTATTTAGTTTCCTTATTAATGTGATAGGATTTTTATTTCGGAATAACGGAGTTGTCAAATGTGGACTTTGGCAACTGCTTGGATTTGTTTCATATATAGCTATGCTGAGGAATTTTGGCTGTCGGTTTCCAGGCAAGACCAACTATGTATCAAGTGGTGAGGGACATGGTTGAAAAGATGGGTTTTGAAGTAAGTTggtgtttcttcttctcttcccttttcttttcataaacaaagaaaataaaaaaatagagagagagagagaggccagGCTCAAGCACGTGGAAGTGCATAAACAAGCCTAATGCCATATAGCCTACACCATAGAAAATCTACGAAGGAGATGCGAAGTATACTTTCCTTATTTTCTACCATTGTAAGTGAAATACTACTAATTTACACCGTTGTTTTGATTATGATTCTCTTTTGCAGGTCAAACTTGTTAGAGTTACGAAGAGAGTGCATGAAGCATACTTTGCCCAGTTGTACCTCACTAAGGTAtacccttatttttttcatttgaatcaGTCCATGGTGCATTTGACTTACTTGTATAACTACGAGTAGAAATAGTTCACACTCTTTGATGTTGTCACAGATTGGTAATGAAACTGAATGTGTCAGCTTTGATCTTCGTCCATCAGATGCCATCAATATTGCTGTTAGATGCAAGGTACTCTGTGTATTTCATTCATTTTGTTGGCTGCACCAATATACTCAATGCCAAAGCTTGCTTGACTGAGTGAAGGTGctagttttcttgaaatttcctGTCGAGAAAAGCCCTAAAAATGTTGATATAAATGGGCTTTCTCATCTAGTGTAAGTGAATGTGAAATGCCTACTGCAATGCATACATCTTTATTCTGGAATGCCGAGTCAAATGGATTTTCATGTCTTATATCTGGTGCTTGTTAGGCTAAATCCCTAATGTAATATGCAATGCCTAAATCTGTATCCTGGCAAAGCACATCAAATCATGATGTCGTCTTGACTTTGACACCCGCATGCTAGTTGGTACTTTTGATCATTAAAAATGTACCTTGTTTCTCTGTTTCTCCtgcatcatttttatctttctttgtgGTGGAAAGAGAGAGCAACTTTCTGATAATTGTTTATCTATTAGGAATTAAAAGAAAGCATGATTCAAGATCGTCAGCAGAGTGACTTAAGCAGTAAAACTGAAATAAACAATGTTTCGATATTGAACCTCTTACAAACTTATTAGTGGCTTGCTGATCAGTAGAAGTGCATCTTTCCTTAATCTGTGTAGGTGCCTATTCAAGTTAATAAGTACCTGGCGTACAGTGATGGAATGAGAGTCATTGAATCTGGAAAGCCAATTCAGTCTCCTGCTTCAGATGGCTTATTATTCACTGAACTTGATAGGTAAGTGTGGAAATCTTTagatattttctttccttcatttGTTTATCCTTCAGTAGTGAAAATAAAAGTTGCTGGATTTCTCTGGCAAGAAGATTGTTACCCAATAGCAGGTGTGCATCAGTTCAAATACTATTTAGCCAATATTTTGTAATTCATGTTCAGGGATGAAGGCCTTCCCTAGATTCAAGAACATGTCTGCTGTCTGTGATTCTAAagttaactaataataatttgaaaaataagaatTCGAATTTATCTTAATTATGCCTCGGTTTTGGGAAAGAGGAGTTAATTGGAATTGATATGGTTCAGGCCCACTGGACAACCTTGTCTTGATACCAAGGAGTTTAATCTTGTGCGCAACATGTTTACAGCTGCATTCGAGGAACGTTATGGAGATGCTGGTATGTTTCACTCATTTTTGCCTGCATGTTTTATGTGCTTTCTATTTCAGCAGCTTCCTTTGCCTATTTAGCCAATATCCATCGTCAATTTGAAAGAAACCAGATTGATTTTTGCTGATAATCACAGCTCTGACCAGTCTATATAAACTTCTTGTGATTAAACACAAAGTCAATGTAATAAGctactttaaattttaaaactcccTGCTGCTTATCATTTTGGGTGGTCTGGTTCAAAATTTTCCGAAGTAGTCCTTAGTCTATTACAACTGCATTGTAAAGCCTTTACTTTTTGTCATGCTAATTAGTTATTTTCAATGCTGTAATAACTTcacatctttatatttttcatgatttgctACAGCTCAATGGAGAGACAAACTTGGTCAATTTCGGGCAAAGAGGAACTTGAAGAAATATACATGACAGGTGCAAATCCAATCAGTGATTCAGTGCAAAgaaatttgtttatttgattCAATCAACAAAGGTTTACTAACGCATTATTTGTTCTTGGCTGTTTCAGTTCTCACTGCTTAAAACTTGTATATATAAACCATTGTTGGAAAGGTGGTGATGATGGTGGGATTAAGTGATTATGTGGCG
Protein-coding sequences here:
- the LOC133692495 gene encoding bifunctional nuclease 1 — protein: MVSLQGPVICPTVGAKQAGKQAFPMTGPLVKARLVRSELWGFKGYKTKVGLTSRQLKARRCNTVQCSLSSSSDGNGSTAENFNENDEDYVNSSVVEAVEVKSGSDGFVIKMRDGRHLRCVHNNPQGGHLPDYAPHPAIVLKMEDGTGLLLPIIVLEMPSVLLMAAVRNVQIARPTMYQVVRDMVEKMGFEVKLVRVTKRVHEAYFAQLYLTKIGNETECVSFDLRPSDAINIAVRCKVPIQVNKYLAYSDGMRVIESGKPIQSPASDGLLFTELDRPTGQPCLDTKEFNLVRNMFTAAFEERYGDAAQWRDKLGQFRAKRNLKKYT